The following are encoded together in the Nitrospira sp. genome:
- the tsaE gene encoding tRNA (adenosine(37)-N6)-threonylcarbamoyltransferase complex ATPase subunit type 1 TsaE: MSKFRDLLDVPLLSPRETDLFGRTIGTVLQEGDVLALIGELGAGKTALVRGILAGLGGSASAVSSPTFMLMHEYHGRLPLLHLDLYRLHHAAEAEAIGLSACFSGETATAVEWADRFPELLPSDRLDVQLIHRTRTTRIARLRARGAEARSLLMRIYRARHLSGRRSRSPRSESRARGKVSDR, from the coding sequence ATGTCTAAATTTCGTGACCTCCTGGATGTGCCGCTTTTATCTCCTCGTGAGACAGATTTGTTTGGCCGGACGATTGGGACGGTGCTGCAAGAGGGCGACGTGCTCGCTTTGATCGGAGAATTGGGCGCAGGAAAAACTGCCCTGGTCCGCGGGATCCTCGCCGGACTTGGAGGATCAGCGTCGGCTGTCTCCAGTCCCACATTCATGCTCATGCACGAATACCACGGAAGACTTCCGCTCCTTCACCTTGATCTCTATCGATTGCACCACGCTGCAGAAGCTGAGGCAATCGGACTATCGGCTTGCTTTTCAGGTGAGACTGCGACCGCGGTTGAATGGGCCGATCGATTTCCTGAGTTACTCCCATCAGATCGCCTTGACGTGCAGTTGATTCATCGAACCAGAACGACCAGAATAGCGCGGCTAAGAGCCCGAGGGGCCGAGGCTCGATCGCTTTTGATGCGGATCTATAGGGCTCGCCATTTAAGTGGTCGACGGTCACGATCCCCTCGATCGGAAAGCCGAGCCAGGGGAAAGGTGTCTGACCGATGA
- a CDS encoding NAD(P)H-hydrate dehydratase: MTKIVTAAQMQELDRRTITEARVPATTLMERAGMGIVSSLEKRWGSVRGKTVTIVCGKGNNGGDGFVAARLLRRRQAKVRVLTLASPRELSRDAATMYKQFVRGAGTGSVYPYTSKAQAQTLVNDSDLLIDALLGTGLSSPVTGRYAEVIDSINDAPHPVVAVDLPSGLHADTGAILGRTVRASLTVTFGLPKLGLYQGQGMDHAGEITVIDIGIPPAYVDAVASRIALINRTAVQAFLPSRRPSSHKGTFGHAGIIAGSVGKTGAAALTARAALRVGTGLVTVATPSSVNDVLEAKLLEAMTLPMPETKARTLARTGLDRLISFMSARTAIAIGPGLSTAPETVELIQALTKHVDRPTVFDADALNALSGRIGLLASCKTPPIITPHPGEMARLEPEATSQTVNNDRLGIATRFARERGLFVVLKGSRTMVARPDGAVAICPTGNPGMATAGTGDVLTGMMVGLLAQGFPSWEAACAATYLHGLAGDLAAADKGQAGMIAGDLVEQIPYAFKLVGETADN, encoded by the coding sequence ATGACCAAAATCGTCACCGCTGCACAGATGCAGGAGCTTGATCGGAGAACGATCACCGAGGCTCGCGTGCCGGCCACGACGTTGATGGAACGAGCCGGAATGGGGATTGTCTCGTCCCTTGAGAAACGGTGGGGATCTGTACGCGGCAAGACGGTGACCATCGTCTGCGGCAAGGGAAATAACGGTGGTGATGGGTTCGTTGCAGCTCGTCTTCTTCGCCGACGTCAGGCGAAGGTGCGTGTCCTCACGCTTGCATCCCCCCGGGAACTCAGCCGTGATGCCGCCACGATGTATAAACAATTTGTTCGCGGAGCAGGCACTGGTTCCGTGTATCCCTACACGTCAAAGGCTCAGGCGCAAACGCTTGTGAACGACAGTGACCTCCTGATTGATGCGCTCCTCGGAACGGGGCTTTCCTCCCCAGTCACTGGGCGTTATGCCGAAGTCATTGACAGTATCAACGACGCCCCTCATCCCGTGGTAGCCGTCGATCTTCCATCGGGGCTCCATGCCGACACCGGAGCCATCCTTGGTCGAACGGTGCGCGCCTCCCTCACGGTCACATTCGGCCTCCCTAAATTGGGGCTCTATCAAGGCCAGGGAATGGATCACGCGGGGGAGATCACGGTTATTGATATCGGTATTCCGCCCGCTTACGTTGACGCTGTGGCCAGTCGTATCGCCTTGATAAACCGAACAGCGGTGCAGGCATTCCTACCCAGTCGACGTCCATCGAGCCATAAAGGAACGTTCGGGCATGCCGGTATCATCGCTGGTTCAGTAGGGAAGACTGGCGCCGCTGCGCTTACCGCGCGAGCCGCACTTCGAGTGGGAACAGGGTTGGTAACGGTCGCAACTCCCTCCAGCGTCAATGATGTACTAGAAGCCAAGCTGCTTGAGGCCATGACCCTCCCCATGCCGGAAACCAAGGCCAGGACGTTGGCAAGGACGGGCTTGGACCGGTTGATCTCGTTCATGTCGGCCAGAACGGCTATAGCGATTGGGCCAGGGCTTTCAACGGCTCCCGAGACAGTCGAGCTCATTCAAGCCCTGACGAAGCATGTTGACCGACCAACGGTGTTTGACGCTGATGCGCTGAACGCCTTGTCTGGACGTATCGGTTTGCTCGCATCCTGCAAAACTCCTCCGATCATCACTCCCCATCCCGGTGAGATGGCACGACTCGAGCCGGAGGCCACGTCTCAAACCGTCAATAATGACCGGCTCGGTATTGCCACACGCTTTGCTCGGGAGCGCGGTTTGTTCGTTGTGTTAAAGGGATCCAGAACGATGGTGGCACGACCGGACGGTGCGGTTGCCATCTGTCCGACCGGAAATCCTGGAATGGCGACAGCGGGAACCGGTGATGTGTTGACGGGTATGATGGTAGGACTTCTTGCACAAGGTTTTCCATCATGGGAGGCCGCTTGCGCCGCGACCTACCTTCATGGATTGGCTGGTGATTTGGCTGCTGCCGACAAGGGACAAGCTGGGATGATCGCGGGAGATCTGGTGGAACAGATTCCCTATGCCTTCAAACTTGTCGGCGAGACCGCGGACAATTGA
- a CDS encoding insulinase family protein codes for MYRKLILDNGIRLVTERIPTLKSVTIGIWVDVGSRDESPAQAGYSHFIEHMFFKGTATRSATDISKEIDGLGGEINAFTTRETTTFYVKILDQHLPKALDLLSDLFLRSRLAKKEIEKEKQVIREEIRMVQDDPEDLVQDLHTKLIMGRHPLSRPILGRESTIAHITRQDLLHYIDAHYRPEKIVIAVAGNFDQPQLEDTITHVFEKYGHTARALPAERRPPELCSGVTMKLKPLEQVHLCVGLPGVAAGHKDRYAVYALNSVLGGSVSSRLFQEIREKRGLSYSIYSFLSGYSDGGTITIYAGTQAREVERVLDLVCREIRKLAKQGIDPTELRRTKDQMKGSLMLSLESSHSRMNKLAKDELTAGAHTTLEDMIRKIDAVTDHQIARVARDFLISHKMALTALGPLSSRQSQALSARYP; via the coding sequence TTGTATCGCAAGCTCATTCTCGATAACGGGATTCGCCTCGTTACTGAGCGAATCCCGACTCTCAAGTCTGTCACTATCGGTATTTGGGTCGATGTGGGATCCCGGGACGAAAGCCCAGCGCAAGCCGGGTACTCCCACTTTATCGAACACATGTTCTTCAAAGGGACGGCCACTCGCTCGGCAACGGACATTTCGAAAGAAATCGATGGTCTTGGAGGCGAAATCAATGCCTTCACCACGCGCGAGACGACGACGTTCTACGTCAAGATCTTGGATCAACACCTGCCCAAAGCCTTGGATCTTCTATCGGACCTCTTCCTCCGATCACGGCTCGCTAAAAAGGAGATCGAGAAAGAAAAGCAGGTGATTCGTGAGGAAATCCGTATGGTCCAAGATGATCCGGAGGACTTGGTCCAGGACCTCCACACAAAATTGATCATGGGGCGACATCCCTTGAGTCGCCCGATTCTAGGAAGGGAATCAACGATCGCCCACATCACCCGACAAGATCTGTTGCACTACATCGATGCGCACTATCGACCCGAAAAGATTGTCATTGCCGTGGCTGGGAACTTTGATCAGCCGCAACTTGAAGATACCATCACCCACGTGTTCGAGAAGTATGGCCATACCGCTCGGGCACTGCCCGCCGAACGCCGGCCTCCCGAACTGTGTAGCGGCGTGACCATGAAACTAAAGCCTTTGGAACAAGTCCATCTGTGCGTCGGATTGCCCGGAGTTGCCGCTGGTCACAAGGATCGATACGCGGTCTATGCTCTGAATAGTGTGCTGGGTGGCAGTGTCAGCTCAAGACTTTTTCAAGAGATACGGGAGAAACGAGGGTTGTCCTATTCGATCTATTCCTTCTTGTCGGGCTATTCTGATGGCGGAACCATCACGATTTATGCAGGGACTCAGGCGCGAGAAGTTGAGCGCGTACTCGATTTAGTTTGTCGCGAAATTCGAAAGCTGGCCAAGCAGGGCATCGACCCCACTGAATTGAGGCGCACGAAGGATCAAATGAAAGGCAGCCTCATGCTCAGCCTGGAGAGTTCCCATAGTCGCATGAATAAGCTGGCCAAAGACGAACTCACGGCGGGCGCCCATACGACCCTCGAAGACATGATCCGAAAAATTGATGCCGTGACGGATCATCAGATCGCTCGTGTCGCGCGGGACTTTCTCATTTCTCATAAAATGGCGCTGACCGCCCTTGGGCCGCTTTCCTCCCGCCAGAGCCAAGCCCTCAGTGCCAGGTATCCGTGA
- the mutS gene encoding DNA mismatch repair protein MutS, with the protein MRDLTLSPLMRQYRDIKQGYPDAILFFRVGDFYEMFYEDAQVASGILSIALTSRDKNSADPVPLCGVPFHAATGYIAKLLKAGRIVALCEQVEDPKAAKGLVRREVVRLYTPGTLVDTEFLSPHELNYLAALTIRQDSTRGLVIGLASLEVSTGEFWVMETDGPHAVTQTLAELARSEPRELLLPENCDRQNFRWIDEVGGARLCLRPPDSFDRTHAERVLQAQFGRESLEHFGCQDLSAGIGAAGAVLEYLGETQPAVPLTHIRRITRRHTSECMQLDSTTIRNLELLKPMVGGEGASGSNPTTLVGILDRTGTAMGSRLLRQWLVRPLIRCEQIRPRLDAVEELKDRMMVRTALRSALREVQDIARLGSRLVLGLSGPRELLALKRSLGALPEIFTQLHVLRSQLFGDALGSWDSAQDLHELIEQSILPDAPFLVREGNIFKEGYDPHIDEWRKVSKEGKGWIASLEVRERERTGIDSLKVRYNNVYGYYIEVTKANLSRVPADYIRKQTLVNAERFMTAELKELEERVIGADAKLLACEQDAFVRLLARLAEGSARLDQIATTLSLIDVVAGLAEVAALHRYVKPTVTEDGSLTIQEGRHPVVERLCVDTTFVPNDTCLDLGTNRLVILTGPNMAGKSTYLRQVALIVLMAQIGSFVPAAEARIGVTDRIFTRVGASDNLAGGQSTFMVEMVETAQILRTATPRSLILLDEIGRGTSTYDGLSLAWAIAEYIHDRTRLGARTLFATHYHEMTDLERQREGIRNYRVAVQERGGDVVFLRKIVAGKADRSYGIHVAKLAGLPTAVISRAQAVLCQLEQPDAARSEFTREHSTRTTQALPQPHPIIDEVKQIDLFSITPLDAMNRLADLQRMVKQDSGQASST; encoded by the coding sequence ATGCGTGACCTTACACTGAGTCCGTTGATGCGACAGTATCGCGACATCAAGCAGGGATATCCTGACGCGATTCTGTTTTTTCGAGTGGGAGATTTTTATGAGATGTTCTATGAAGACGCTCAGGTGGCTTCCGGAATTCTCTCTATTGCCCTGACGTCACGCGATAAGAACAGCGCCGATCCAGTTCCCCTTTGTGGCGTTCCGTTTCATGCCGCGACCGGCTACATTGCGAAGTTATTGAAAGCCGGACGGATCGTGGCCTTGTGCGAACAGGTCGAAGACCCCAAGGCTGCCAAGGGCTTGGTACGCCGTGAAGTGGTCAGACTCTACACCCCGGGCACCCTGGTCGATACTGAGTTTTTGTCTCCTCACGAGCTCAACTACCTGGCCGCACTGACGATTCGTCAGGATTCTACCCGAGGATTGGTCATCGGATTGGCTTCCCTTGAAGTGTCCACGGGAGAATTTTGGGTCATGGAGACAGACGGTCCTCACGCGGTTACCCAGACCCTGGCGGAACTTGCCCGTTCGGAGCCTCGCGAATTGCTGCTCCCTGAGAATTGCGATCGCCAAAACTTCCGGTGGATTGATGAGGTGGGAGGAGCCCGTCTGTGTCTGCGTCCCCCTGACTCGTTCGACCGCACACATGCCGAGCGTGTACTTCAGGCACAGTTCGGGAGGGAGTCACTTGAACATTTTGGATGTCAAGATCTATCAGCAGGTATCGGTGCGGCTGGAGCAGTGTTGGAATACCTGGGTGAGACCCAGCCGGCCGTCCCCCTCACGCATATCCGTCGGATCACGCGACGTCACACCAGCGAGTGCATGCAACTCGACAGTACGACCATTCGCAATCTTGAATTGCTGAAACCAATGGTCGGAGGTGAGGGTGCCTCCGGCTCCAACCCGACGACACTCGTTGGTATTCTCGATCGCACCGGCACCGCCATGGGAAGCCGCCTTCTCCGCCAGTGGCTGGTCAGGCCGTTGATTCGCTGCGAGCAGATTCGGCCGAGATTGGACGCCGTTGAGGAATTGAAGGACCGGATGATGGTTCGAACGGCCCTCCGTTCTGCCCTACGCGAGGTTCAAGATATCGCACGACTGGGTAGCCGGCTTGTTCTGGGGTTGTCGGGCCCGCGTGAACTGCTTGCCTTGAAACGCTCGCTCGGTGCGCTGCCGGAAATCTTCACTCAATTACACGTGCTTCGGAGCCAACTGTTTGGTGATGCGCTCGGCTCGTGGGACAGCGCGCAGGATCTCCATGAGCTGATCGAACAGTCCATCCTGCCTGATGCCCCATTCTTGGTTCGAGAGGGAAATATTTTCAAGGAGGGATACGACCCGCACATCGACGAGTGGCGCAAGGTCAGTAAGGAAGGCAAAGGGTGGATTGCCTCTCTTGAGGTTCGCGAACGTGAACGGACCGGTATTGATTCGCTGAAAGTTCGCTACAACAATGTCTACGGCTATTACATCGAGGTGACTAAGGCCAATCTCAGCCGTGTGCCGGCCGACTACATCCGTAAACAGACCCTCGTCAATGCCGAACGGTTTATGACGGCCGAGTTGAAGGAGCTGGAGGAACGTGTCATCGGCGCTGATGCGAAGCTGCTGGCCTGCGAACAGGATGCGTTTGTTCGGCTTCTTGCACGGCTTGCCGAGGGATCGGCTCGATTGGACCAGATAGCCACGACTCTCTCCCTGATCGATGTCGTGGCCGGGCTGGCTGAAGTGGCCGCCCTCCATCGGTACGTGAAACCGACGGTCACCGAAGATGGATCGCTTACGATTCAGGAGGGTCGCCATCCTGTCGTGGAGCGCCTCTGTGTGGATACTACTTTCGTCCCGAATGACACGTGTCTGGATTTGGGCACGAACCGTCTCGTGATCCTCACCGGGCCGAACATGGCAGGAAAGAGCACGTATCTTCGGCAGGTGGCGCTGATTGTGCTGATGGCGCAAATAGGGAGCTTTGTTCCGGCGGCCGAGGCCCGAATTGGGGTCACAGACCGAATTTTCACAAGGGTAGGGGCCTCTGATAATTTAGCCGGAGGCCAGAGCACCTTCATGGTTGAAATGGTCGAAACCGCGCAGATTCTACGAACAGCCACACCGCGAAGTTTAATCTTGTTGGATGAAATCGGTCGAGGCACCAGCACTTACGATGGGCTCAGTCTGGCCTGGGCGATTGCGGAATATATCCATGACCGCACTCGTTTAGGGGCACGTACCCTGTTTGCCACGCACTATCATGAAATGACCGATTTGGAACGGCAACGGGAGGGGATCAGGAATTATCGCGTGGCAGTTCAGGAACGCGGCGGAGATGTCGTCTTTCTAAGAAAGATTGTGGCCGGGAAGGCAGATCGCAGTTATGGGATTCATGTGGCAAAGCTCGCCGGGTTACCGACCGCTGTGATTAGTAGAGCACAAGCTGTCCTGTGCCAACTGGAGCAACCCGATGCAGCCCGTTCCGAGTTCACACGAGAACATTCTACCAGGACGACCCAAGCTCTCCCTCAACCCCATCCAATCATCGATGAGGTGAAGCAGATCGATCTATTTTCAATAACACCGCTGGATGCGATGAATCGCCTGGCCGACCTTCAGCGCATGGTTAAACAGGATTCCGGCCAGGCATCCAGCACCTAG
- a CDS encoding LapA family protein, translating into MIRVVLIGILLLLSLAFFLQNQEEEVTLRYFFGLLEASTPIYQPIMAGFLVGLLVAAILLFPPWVRARIDLKRKTKSLQQAEVDLERLRQSLEKMSGRPSASSQLEDPGNYHNA; encoded by the coding sequence ATGATCCGCGTTGTCCTAATTGGTATCCTCTTACTGCTTTCACTGGCGTTTTTCCTTCAAAACCAAGAAGAGGAAGTCACCCTGAGGTATTTCTTCGGCTTGCTTGAAGCCTCGACTCCTATTTACCAACCCATCATGGCTGGGTTCCTCGTCGGTCTTCTCGTCGCAGCGATCTTATTGTTTCCCCCTTGGGTACGAGCGCGAATCGACCTTAAACGAAAAACGAAGTCGTTACAGCAGGCCGAGGTTGATCTGGAACGTCTTCGGCAATCATTGGAGAAGATGTCCGGGCGACCCTCTGCCTCGTCCCAGCTGGAAGATCCTGGGAATTATCACAATGCGTGA